The following proteins come from a genomic window of Triticum aestivum cultivar Chinese Spring chromosome 6A, IWGSC CS RefSeq v2.1, whole genome shotgun sequence:
- the LOC123131382 gene encoding BTB/POZ and MATH domain-containing protein 1-like: MAASQGSIVRVPSRRTQETTEATVAFEIAGYSLLKSLDRGEFLSSPPFSISGYEWCILYYPDGSGDERSQGYASVFLKLLTKNALVRAFYRLWHLDAVRGHMIKPVFSSQVTNVFGPKSPSWGFEKFMKTTEMTYVRNDCLVMEWEVRIIKETLEIQVPPSELSDNLATLLEGKKGADVTFKVQGEIFFAHKILLAMRSAVFDAKFYGPMAMGEKESHDITIDDMQPSIFKAFLHFIYTDSLPSMVDLDDNDKIEMVKHLLVAADKYAMERMKVICEGLLCKSLDVETVATILALAEQYHCSNLKDACIEFMLSSNRMNDVLASQGYLHLKRSFPDIIVDLFERTVKSRKI; encoded by the coding sequence ATGGCAGCATCGCAGGGTTCAATAGTGAGGGTGCCGTCGAGGCGCACACAAGAGACGACGGAGGCCACGGTCGCGTTCGAGATTGCTGGCTACAGCCTGCTCAAGAGCCTCGATAGAGGTGAATTCCTCTCTTCTCCGCCCTTCTCCATCAGCGGTTACGAATGGTGCATCCTCTACTACCCCGATGGTTCCGGGGACGAGAGGAGCCAAGGTTATGCCTCTGTCTTCCTCAAGCTCCTGACCAAGAACGCCTTGGTGAGGGCTTTCTACAGGTTGTGGCATCTAGATGCGGTTAGGGGGCATATGATTAAGCCGGTGTTCAGCAGCCAAGTGACAAATGTGTTCGGCCCTAAAAGCCCATCTTGGGGCTTTGAGAAGTTCATGAAGACCACCGAGATGACGTATGTGCGGAATGATTGTCTCGTGATGGAGTGGGAGGTCCGAATTATCAAGGAAACACTAGAGATCCAAGTGCCACCCTCTGAGCTTTCGGATAATCTTGCAACATTGCTAGAGGGGAAGAAAGGAGCAGATGTGACTTTCAAGGTTCAAGGGGAAATTTTTTTTGCTCATAAGATTTTGCTTGCGATGCGGTCAGCAGTCTTTGACGCCAAGTTCTATGGGCCAATGGCTATGGGGGAGAAAGAGTCACATGACATAACTATCGATGACATGCAGCCTTCTATTTTCAAGGCATTTCTTCACTTCATTTACACGGATTCATTGCCTTCCATGGTTGATCTAGATGATAATGACAAAATAGAAATGGTTAAGCACTTACTTGTGGCTGCAGATAAGTATGCAATGGAAAGGATGAAGGTGATATGTGAAGGCCTGCTATGCAAGAGTCTTGATGTCGAGACTGTGGCGACAATATTAGCTCTAGCTGAGCAGTATCATTGCAGCAATCTCAAAGATGCTTGCATTGAATTTATGCTCTCTTCGAATAGAATGAATGATGTGCTCGCAAGCCAAGGGTATCTACATCTCAAAAGATCATTTCCTGACATCATTGTTGATTTGTTTGAGAGGACAGTTAAGTCCCGCAAAATTTAG